In the genome of Waddliaceae bacterium, one region contains:
- a CDS encoding histidine triad nucleotide-binding protein has translation MTTIFSKILDGEIPCDKVFENERILAFNDINPVAPVHILIIPKRRGIESLKGLNDGDTALVGEMVMVAKSLAEEYGVAEGYRLLTNVGNHAGQAVYHLHFHLIGGRPLGPMA, from the coding sequence ATGACGACGATATTTAGTAAGATCCTTGACGGCGAAATCCCTTGCGACAAGGTTTTTGAGAACGAACGCATCCTTGCTTTTAACGATATAAACCCTGTTGCTCCTGTGCATATCCTAATTATCCCCAAGAGGAGAGGCATTGAGAGCCTTAAGGGCCTTAATGATGGCGATACTGCTCTTGTTGGCGAGATGGTTATGGTGGCGAAGTCCCTCGCCGAGGAGTATGGCGTTGCCGAAGGGTATCGTCTTCTTACAAACGTCGGTAATCATGCTGGGCAGGCGGTCTATCATCTTCATTTTCATCTAATAGGAGGGCGTCCTCTTGGCCCGATGGCATAG